One Arthrobacter sp. StoSoilB20 DNA segment encodes these proteins:
- a CDS encoding copper homeostasis protein CutC, whose product MKLEIAVVSAVGAGAAASEGAHRVELCSSLELGGITPSQGLMEASMEHVDGRLEIHPLIRPRPGDFQYSASDVDTMVHEIRHLLAQGAHGVVVGALTPSGEVDVHAIQRLVDTAKEANPAVQLTFHRAIDQSKDPIAALERLLELGFTRVLTSGHAATAGAGLQTLSDMVERAAGALEIMAGGGLALEDIPAMHAAGLSAVHLSAKKTVSTPGEGTISLGAQDGADPTAYTVTDREVVRAAKAMVNALNLDAGI is encoded by the coding sequence ATGAAACTTGAAATTGCCGTGGTCAGTGCCGTCGGCGCAGGTGCCGCCGCTTCCGAGGGGGCGCACCGCGTTGAACTGTGCAGCAGCCTGGAACTTGGTGGCATCACTCCAAGCCAGGGGCTCATGGAGGCAAGCATGGAGCACGTCGATGGCCGCCTGGAAATCCATCCCTTGATACGTCCCAGGCCAGGAGATTTCCAATACTCGGCATCGGATGTGGACACCATGGTCCATGAGATCCGCCATCTGCTGGCACAGGGCGCCCACGGAGTGGTGGTCGGAGCTCTGACGCCTTCAGGCGAAGTGGACGTTCATGCGATCCAACGGCTCGTGGACACTGCCAAAGAGGCCAACCCTGCAGTGCAACTGACTTTCCACCGTGCCATCGACCAGTCCAAAGACCCCATAGCTGCGCTGGAGCGGCTGCTGGAACTGGGGTTCACCAGGGTGCTGACCTCCGGGCATGCGGCCACCGCGGGCGCTGGGCTGCAAACCTTGTCGGACATGGTCGAGCGGGCAGCGGGCGCCTTGGAAATCATGGCTGGCGGGGGACTGGCACTCGAAGACATCCCTGCCATGCACGCCGCCGGTCTCTCGGCCGTCCATCTGTCCGCCAAGAAGACCGTGTCCACCCCCGGGGAGGGAACCATCTCCCTTGGTGCCCAGGACGGGGCCGATCCTACCGCCTACACAGTCACAGACCGTGAAGTGGTCCGGGCCGCCAAAGCGATGGTGAACGCGCTCAACCTGGACGCCGGGATCTGA